The segment TTCATTTTTAGCTGTGTTGTTGTCTTTGTTATGGATATCATTCACCAAATCCTATCCAACGATTGGAGATTTAGGATTTGCATTATCAATATTGCCAATTTTCAAAGGAACTGTGTTACCTTACTGCAAAATGATCTATGTTTCGAGTATGACTTTAGTTACAGCGCTAATCTTATCCCCTATATTCTATTACTGTTGGATTGTTTTAGGAAACGGTAATGCAAATTTCTTCTACAGCATAAACTTAATATGGGGTGGTGTGCATATTCTCATTTTGATGGATTTATTATGGGCAAAGctcattgttgattacGGTGTGGAAAATGATGTATGTAAAGAACAACTTAAAAAGATTAACTTGGCGCAGATATAGTAACAGGAGAGATACTAAATACAAGTTATGACTAAGTTACCTTCTAACAAACATGTGTAGACACTTTGATGTACTCTCAATCCCTCTGCAAAGTgtatttcttcaattaGTCACATGACTTCCTCTTGTGCCAATCAACGACTGAGaatttataatttttttttctcttgtttCTCTCTGCGAAAGTGAAAAGTCTAAAGCTCTGTTCAAAGAAGTCACCATATAGACGACGTTTCTCGAGTTATATACAAAAAAGCCCCATATGTTGTCCCGTACTGCCGTTCGTGCTTACAGTTCTGTACCAAATGGTATTAAGATCTCAACAAAAGAGTCCGTCAATGGCTTAACGAAACTTCACGTCGTTGTTACAAATGCAGGTGCTAAAGATGGTAAATTTGGTACATCACATTTGttatcaaaatttgctTTCTTGAATAATGGTGCCAAGTCAGCATTACGTTTTACTAGAGAATCTGAATTATTGGGCGGTCATTTCAAGGGACATGTCAAAAGAGATGctttggttttgaagacaaagtttttgaaacaagacTTGCCATACTATGTTGAAGCTTTGGGTAATGTACTTTCAAACACTCAATTCACCCCTCATGAGTTTGAAGAAGTGGTCTTACCATCTGCTCTTGCTGAAGCCAGAGCTGCGCACTCAAACTCACATTTCACTggtttggaaaaattgcaTGAAATTACATTCAGAAGAGGATTGGGTGCCCCATTATACTACCACGAATCTACTCCTattcaagttgaagaattggctCAATATGCTCAAGACAATTTCACAGGAGAAAACATTCAAATAGTGGCCCAAGGTGCTGATGAAGCTGACTTGACTAAATTCGTCGAAGAGTCTGCATTCTGTTACTTACCTAAAGGATCCAAGGCACAAGCTGCCCCAACTGAATTCCACAAAAACGCTGAAGCCAGAATACCAGCTACTGGAAAATCCACTGCTTTGATTGGTTTCCCAATCAAGCCAGC is part of the Candida orthopsilosis Co 90-125, chromosome 2 draft sequence genome and harbors:
- a CDS encoding Qcr2 ubiquinol-cytochrome-c reductase, which produces MLSRTAVRAYSSVPNGIKISTKESVNGLTKLHVVVTNAGAKDGKFGTSHLLSKFAFLNNGAKSALRFTRESELLGGHFKGHVKRDALVLKTKFLKQDLPYYVEALGNVLSNTQFTPHEFEEVVLPSALAEARAAHSNSHFTGLEKLHEITFRRGLGAPLYYHESTPIQVEELAQYAQDNFTGENIQIVAQGADEADLTKFVEESAFCYLPKGSKAQAAPTEFHKNAEARIPATGKSTALIGFPIKPADFGKYEVLSAAIGTSTLPTSVAPLFKIPGATSHLYKYNDAGLFVISVSGKASDVAQGIRQAKKVAESVTSSDLNKAVKSAELSIALQSKVAHPLEFKPTAADAPVKDFNYVAVGDLDVLPFASEL